The genomic stretch ccCTTTGAGACATTTTAGTTGGAATACATTGAgttgtaaaaagttgtgttacaaatatgtgttagtaatagtagatgtgtttagcagatggattgaagcctaccctaccctggacaataaggctcaaactgttgttaaagtgttaatgagggaaattgttcctagatatggtatctcagctcgactgatgaccacctatgttctttctctgactcaggctctgcgactagctcacaaccaggttcaagatgctcacctcgacctcccagttttacccgaattgtccctcgtggcgctagggaagtatggattcggaagggattagagccaccatgggaggagccttttcaggtgttactcactacccccactgcagccaagtttGAGGaggaaagtgcctgggttcacctgcaccactgcaagctcaccaccctctaacgaacctattttactggttattataactcctgtttctgttccagacttcctcttctccatagctgaacaaggccgttggcatcctaattggaacgtggaccagtttgaacttttacccatagtgatagacagccagctacaccgacggtgacctgagaagagagacggaaaaactgaactcttttaatcagcaaaataattggactatttatctgaatcctgagccataagatgaaactgtctgtatgccacagtctgtataatagtcttgatatatgacagtttcggcgcatgggaggggagacagagacatgagctacatgtcttatgtttatgcgcaaaatgggaatttttctagatgttgggtgtgttcacattccctatacattccctatacattccaaagggggagttccactaatcctaactgagactgtcaggaaatagagtgtgaacggatgaatgcgatactcctagaatgatcctaagtgttatcatggaatgataaaaggggggaatgtgaatgtttaaaaatgtatagagacattgaagttgagaacgtgggaattgtatagggacagtataagctaacaaacaattcatggtggaatagccatgacatctcagactcgagactgcgaaatgttacaacactaacacatattgaaacaaaacccacagcttgcagaaaaacctcaaggtcttattaaatcatgttattaacctgaaacattgacataaggtctttgtttaaaatcggaacatgcttgggtcggcttatgagtggacaaagggaaggagggatcaaaagagatggactgagctgggatgtcactctggccctatcttgttatcttttgccgaaaatgtataaccatcgtccctttacaatgtaacgtcactttgtccgtaggaattgagtgcgttcgaacagacttgcattccttctgtctgataaagtccccgatcgggatttgctttttaaataaaagcttgctttgtttaaagcacaaacggtattcgtttcagtaattttgctgaaccagattgaggtaaaagaatccaggaatcaacacccCCACTGAGCCCACCAGCGGAGAAGCGTCAATAATACTCGCAGGCATCGTCTGGCACCGCCTCTCATCTCCCTGAAATATTGTCTAAAAGCTGGAGCCTTTCTGTGTGTTCAAGTGGAAAATTGAGAGAGTCGGTGTGTATAACAGAAAACGatcgagagagcgtgtgtgtgtctgataGGCATCGGGCTCTGGGAATCATTCCCCGGGGTTGTGCTCTCTGGGGTGTTTGTGTCAgatttctaacccgtgctggacctgccctgggagtgtttgatgggatagtgtagagggagttttactctgtatctatcccattctgtacctgccctatgatttgatgggacagtgtagaggcagctttattttgtagctaacccgtgctgtacctgccctggcagtgtttgatgggacagtgtagaaggagctttatttctgtatctaaccaatgcagcatcgactctggaatgcttgggacagagtagagggagatataaaccgtatctaacctgtgttgtccctgcccttggaatgtctggtgggacagtgttgagggagctttactctgtatctaagcaaggcaaatatatccttccttagataaggagagcaaaactgtgcacagtactccaggtgtagtctcaccaaagccctgtacaattgtagagcgaAGTTAGAGAGAGGGTTACCCttaatctaaattatgctgtacctgccctaggagtgtttatttggaaagtgtagagggagctttacttagtatctaaccaatgcagcacatgccctgggagtggttgatgggacagtgtagaggcagctttactctgtatccaacccgtgccatacctgccctgggtgtgtttgatgggacagtcgagAGAGAACTTTTTGCTGTAGCTAACCtgtactatacctgccctgggagtgtttgatggagcagtgtagacggagatttactttgtatctgcatcaagacaaatgggtcatttttctgttggcaaacagtgattagtggagagctgcagggatcggtgctgggtcctcaactatttacaatctatattaatgacatggatgaagggactaactgtaatgtagtcaagtttgctgatgatacaaagatggctgagaaagcaaattgtgaggaggtcacaaaaaatgtgcaaagtgatagacaggctaagtgagtgggaaaaaatttggcaaatggtgtacaatgtaggaaaatgtaaggtaatccacgttggcagaaaaaatagaaaagcaaattgtagtttaaatggtgaaaaattgcaaagtgctgcattatagtgggacctgggggtccttgtgcatgaaacacaaaaagttagtatgcacgtacagcaagtaatcaggaaggcaaatggaatattagcccttattgcaagggagatggagtataaaagcagagaagtatttctacaactgtacagggtgttggtgaggccacacctagagtactgcgtgtagttttggtctccgtatttaaggaaggatatacttgcattggaggctgttcagagaagggacactaggttgattccagaaatgagggggttgactgatgaagatagtttgagtaggttggcctatacccattggagttcagaagaatgagagctgatcttatcgaaacagataagaaaataaggggcctcgacaaggttgatgcggagagatatttccattcatcagggaaactaaaactaggagacatagtatcagaataaaaggctgcccatttaaaactgagatgaggaagaatttattctctcagatggttgtaagtctatggaattctcttcccagagcgctgtggagtctggttcattgaatatatttaaggcggagatcgacagatttttgagcgataagggaataaaggtttatatgcagcgggcagggaactggagctgagtccatgatgaaatcagccatgatcctattaaatgatggagcaggctcgaggggccaggtggccttctcctgcccttggaatgtctggtgggacagtgatgAGGAAGCTGTACTCTGTATCAAAGCAACTCAAGTATacccttcctcagataaagaggccaaaactgtgcacagtactccaggtgtggtctcaccaaggtcctgtgcaattgcagagcgaggttagagagaggattaccctctatctaaattatgctgtacctgccttgggagagtttgatgggactgtgcagagagagatttactctatatctaacaagtgctgtacctgccctgggagtgtttgggatgttgtagactgagatttactcgacatcaaccctggtagtgtttgggaTAGGCTGGAGTGAGATTTACTTTGTAACTAACTCGTCCAGTACCGGtaatcctgacatcagtagcgggaaaatgctacaatctattattaagcacgtggtaacaggacacttcggaagtgataacaggattggcagaattaacacggatttattaaagggaaattgttcttgacaaatctgttggtgtttttttgaggttgtaactcgtaggattgataagggggaaccaccggatgtggtgtatttagatttacagaaggcattcaatgaggtgccatacaagagattattaaacaaaattaggactcatgagattgaaagtaatatacgagcaaggattaaggattggttaatggacagaaaacagagagtaggaataaacgggtgattttcggttggcaggctgtaactggtggggtgctgcaaggatcggtgcttgggccccagctattcacaatctatatcaataatttggatgaggggatcaaatgtaatatagcgaagtttgctgaggatacaaagctagttggtaaTGTAAGTGTGAGAAGGATAAAAGAGGtttcaaagggatatatacaggctcagtgagtgggcaagaacatgttaaatggaatataatgtgaagaaatgttaagttagacattgatagtaaaaatagaaaggcagagtatttttttaaatggagagaaattgggaaatgttggtgttcagagagacctggttgttcttgtacacaaatcgctgaaagttaatatgaagtccagcaagcaattaagaaagcaaatgctataatggcctttgtacaaaaagatttgagtacttacgtcttactgcaattatacagggccctggtgagaccacaccaggagtattgtgtactgttttggtctccttacctaaggaaagataaacttgctgcagagggagtgcaatgaaggttcatcagactgattcctgggatggggggattgtcctgagagAATGAGTAGACATGGCCTATATTCCCCAGCATTTAGAAGGAGAGGTGAGAGGTAACACGCACACCCCATAAACAAATTTTTAAAGAGAGATCGGAGGTGTttcaatttgatcaaggacaccagccaaattattagaaacACTTCCTGtcgttcaggacctgtgtccagggacaAGGTGATGGGTTacctgatcatctttgggttaaatgttgtgcttatcgagctgagcacctcgtgccagcatcaaacactctccagtcgggcacagcacaggttagatacagagtgaacaattcggtcgctccccgacacagatactgagggacagggagtgtcagggacactgacatttctcactctaaggtataaattgatcctgtacctctccccattaatgctgggctccacacgggtcgaatcctgctcctgtttcccttcctgtagcagcactgagctcaacccagccaataatgagcagggctcagggagtttggttgctaggcactgcagtgatgtcataaagcagggccattcagcccagctggtcatctccttgtccctttaaaggtggagagctggggcaTCCTgtttcaacacacatccccctgttcatactgagaatccccagggaaggcccaaggtccagagtgtggaacacaactaaaggggaaagaggaggagagctgggacatcctgactcaacacacatccccctgttcattctgagaatccccggggatggCCCAAGTCCCACAGTGTGGAAcagaaccaagggggaaagaggaggagagaagtggaggtaaatcaaggagtggggactgagggccatcaAGCTTGTTTTAGAGCTTGTAGGCTTCAGGAGGGGAAGTgtgagtaagaaacatagaaaataggtgcaggcgtaggccattcggcccttcgagcatgcagcaccattcaataagatcatggctgatcattcacctcagtacccctttcctgctttctctccatacgccttgatccctttagccataagggccatatctaacccactcttgaatatatctaacgaactggcatgaacaactctctgcagtagagaattccacaggttaacatgtctctgagtgaagaagtttctcctcaactcggtcctaaatggcttaccccttatcgttagactgtgacccctggttctggacttccccaacattgggaacattcttcccgcatctaagttgtccagtcccatcaacattttatatgtttctatgagatcctctctcattcttctaaactgcagtgaatacaggcccagtcgaaccagtctctcaacattggtcagtcctgccatcccgagaatcaatcaatctgttgaaccttcactgcactccctcaatagcaagaacgtccttcctcagattaggggaccaaaactgaacacaatattccaggtgaggcctcagcaaaagtctatacaactgcagtaagacatccctgctcctacactcaaatcccctagctatgaaggccaacatgccatttgccttcctcaccacctgctggacctgcatgctaacttacaatgactgatgtaccatgacacccttgtctcattgcatctccccttttcttaatctgtcgccattcagataatattctgtcttcatgttttagccaccaaagtggataacctcacatttatccacattatactgcatctgccatgcatttgaccactcacctaacctgtccaagtcaccctgcagccttttagcatcctcctcacagcacacaccaccatccagcttcgtgtcatctgcaaacttggagatattacactcaattccttcttctaaatcattgatgcatattgtaaatagctggagtcccagcactgagccctgcggctccccactagtcactgcttgccattctgaaaaggacttgtttatccaaattctatgcttcctgtctgccaaccagttctctatccacgtcaatacattacccccaataccctgtgctttaattttgcacaccaatctcttgtgtgggatcttgtcaaaaaccttttgaaagtccaaatacaccacatccactggttctcccttgtccactctactagttacttcctcaaaaaactttagaagacttgtcataaatccatgctgacttggaccgatccaaatgtgctgctatttcatctttaacaattgattccaacattttccccactacgaatgtcaggctaaccagtctataattccccattttcactctctcgatttttaaaaaaagtagtgttacattagctaccctccagtccaaaggaactgatccagagttgatagactgttggaaaatgatcaccaatgcattcagtatttcgagggccacttccttaagtacagtgggattcagactgtagtttcaggatccagggagggaaaaaggaacagatggggagactggtgtggattccagcacagtgaggatgcagggggagggagattgtcgcgggccgtgtattaggggtgtaggagggacaagagaggaaaggtcagaggaggaaatactgcagcagtgtccatcaatagtgagagagagaaggtgggggtcagagtgggccctggacaggtcgggaaactgtttgtttgctgtgaccagctttccttctgtcacaaatagcctcctgtagcccagtgacacaaacagcccattaaacgccaccaatgtcctttggtctggtgaggtctccctttgtgaaacatcggctgttgttaaagcttctcattctgactcgctcaatgtgagacagtatccactgtcccttttattccatgggcttcatctttgctggtattggtaacacgcccgggatcactaaacacaaaacccagtcagctactggactgagtgtgtgccccacagcatctctctcaccttcaatgtgtgaatagaacatcacgcctgcaaagctggtttaagtttatatccaggcagcaaatctatttaagaaaagcctgaaggccgatgagacactgctcaggtgccagtagtgctgctggtttgtccggtaTTTGCCTGTAATGCAaagtaactgaacatttctcccagtgcaaCCTTTGCTGTCATGAAATgtatcttttaataagcctcatgtccttgctcatgtctgctgcaattgtgtagaaagaggatgtgtgaagtgatgatgtttgtatggagatgtgaaacaaggaaacggtatcggtgtgtggcagtgacacagccttgtggtcagaggCAGAAGCATGCACCGATAGCCTTgagcttatggtttgagcagggtcagtccaTGAATGCTCAAGCGAAGAGGTGCCAGGgattgggagcagcggcagtaaataaaatccaaatgtaaattccgatgtagtttatcttcatttattcctattataatagcttttgctgaatgtggcccatgccaagtgccagggtatcggatcaggcccaccatagaaaatgagtttgacaccttgaggtagacaatgtcaaccggattcgcccattcaccaaccgaacaacttctttacaaactcaagctagtttgtaaggcgTGACCATGTTtcccggaatccatgttcagtatctgaaatggccccttccctttccccatgatcgaaaacagcatctctcaggatcccttcaagcaccttcccagtgatcgaggtcacgttgatgggccttcagttcccaacTTGTGGCCAATTTGCAAAATTTGAACtatgtgtgctaccttccaatctcggggaacaacccatgactctactgagctgatgGAGGTATAGGTAAAGGGCTGAcagagcacctgtcccatctctttaaacacccttgggtggatatcatccgtacCTTACAATGTCAAGGTGAACCCGCATGGCGACTTTGCTGTTAATGAATGAGTGattagaaagaccaaagtgccatttgcccctctcagtgtgaccctgaaggactgtgtccaggctgaagttcaccccccatacgatcctccgcccagattgtcctcactgagctccagccaggtgatgctaaactctcgggtgggaaagaaagaaatccacaccaatgtgttgaaagcaacaagaATTTATTTGTCTCTttctcccaaatattaaactccagtccagttacaggagttattgacatcagcggaaacaaaccccaactgtcagaatgaatatggttcagtccggatgtgattaacagcagcaataatagcagaatcccacccctgcagtcacttgtgaactctctggtgtttcagcagggtggatgactgagtgaatcccttcccacactctgagcaggtgaacggcctctcctgagtgtgaactcgctggtgtctcagcaggtgggatgactgagtgaatcccttcccacactcagagcaggtgaatagcCACTCCCCAgcgtgaattcgctggtgcctcagcaggtgggaggaccgagcgaatcccttcccacaatcggagcaggtgaacggcctctccccagtgtgaactcgctggtgtatcagcaggttggatgattgagtgaatgcttccccacactcggagcaggtgaatggcctctccccagtgtgaactcgctggtgcctcagcaggtcggctgaccgagtgaatcccttcccacaatcagagcagcttaacggtctcgccccagtgtgaactcgctggtctatcagcaggttggataattgagtgaatcccttcccacaatcggagcagctgaatggcctctccccagtgtgaactcgccgatgtgtttccatctgggatgggtagttgaaagATTTCCCACAGTccgcacatttacacagtttctccccagtgtgactgcacttgtgtttctccaggttggatgatcggctgaagccttgtccacacacacagcacgtgtactgtttctccccgctgtgaacagtgctttttgcttccatgaacaaaggccgatgatattccgttcccgatgaatcgagtgactccgtcagatcttaatgtgatATTTGGTTTGGGCCTCTGgttgacaaatcctccccttttaataccctgtaaagtgagtttcaaacaggaaaaagggtgggtgagagagaacgcacaaaaacacaaaggcaggttgtgaaattgagctgaatgaacctggctatttgtgcggccatcagcagaagaaaagtgaccatgaaagctgacggattgtcgtaataacccaactggtcactaatgtcctgcAGGGAAGTGAACCCACCAACCGGTCTGGGCCGACACAAGACTCTGGCTTCTATGGGACGAGGGAGAggtgggcggggtgaaggggagggaatttaatcatctgcaactcgaccagaactttgacagaacctcccaaacccgcaacctctcccacccagatggaccagggcagcaggtgcatggaaatccatcacctccaagttcccctccaagtcacacaccatcctgacttgggcatatatcaccgttcctacatcgtcactgggtgaaaatcctggaactcctcacctaacagcattgtaggagggccttcaccacatggactgcagcagttcgagaaggcccaccatcatcttgtcaaggggcaaatggaaattggaaatatattctggccctaTGAGCAACATCCACATCgtaagaatggattaaaacaaatctgtatattgaaagcctctgcagaaatacttgttcctaaaacaatactcttctacattgtgcgggcagtgtctgtttcacaacctaatctcccctagaatccaccgccgttgacagtctctcatcggaaattgttggtcccaaCTGGGCCCAGAGGttctgggggttaaacccagcagcttccccccctctccactccaggtcaaactgatgcaacaaacagacgcacacaggaggccagggagcgacttccgtatccagcacccaccctgatacagagcggctctggattggtcgctctgtgtttccagtatcgatgcactgaagatcagcatatgagggagaagggaatagaggcttatgctgagagagttagaaccatagaatcagagaatggttacagcacggaacacgaccattcggcccgtcgagcccgtgccagctctctgcaagagcacctcagctagtcccactcccccgcccttaccccatagccgtgcaaatgtttttctttcaggtacttatccaacttccttttgaaagccgcaattgagtctgcctgcaccaccctttcaggccgtgcaatccggatattaaccactcgccacgcaaaaaggttttttcttgtgtcgcctctggttcttttgccaatcaccttaaatctgtgtcctctggttctcgacccttctgccaatgggaacagtatctctcgaccACTCATGACtttgatcacctctatcaaatttcctctcaatcttccctgctctaaggagaacacaagaaataagagcgggagtagaccatttggcccctagagcctgctccatcattcaataaaatcatggcttatctgatcctggactcaactccacttaaccctcgctcccataaacctttactcccatatcgctcaaaaaatctgtctatctccgccttaaaaaaattcaatgatccagcctccacagctttctggggcagagaattccacagaattagaaccctcagagaagaaattcctcctcatctcagttttaaatgggcaaacccttattctgaaaatatgcccccagttctagattctcctatgaatggaaacaccctctctgcatccaccttgtctagccctccagtatcttttatgtttcaataagatcacatctcattattctgaactccaatgagtataggcccaaactactcaacctttcttcataagtcaaccccctcatctcaggaatcaaccaaatgaaccttctctgaactgcctccaatgaaagtatatccttccttaaatacagagaccaaaactgttcacagtactccaggtgtggcctcaccaatacccgacagtcgtagcaggacttctctgcttgtatactctatcccccttgcaaccctAGCTGCTccagtctgtccaggtaactgaagtccctcatccctggaatcattctcgtaattcttttctgcaccctcaccaaggccttcacattattcctaaagtgtgttgcccacaattgggcataatactccagttgaggccgaaccagtgttttgtacaggttcatcataatatccatgcgtttgtactctatacttctatttataaacagggatactgtcaagtgtagtataaacagggacagggtctagtgtaatataaacagaggcagggtcgaatgtaatataaaccgagactgggtcatgtgtaattataaacagtgacatggtctagggtaatatttagaatgactcctggcgccatgaactagtgagtacagaaataggaggatagagcagatgaatgcctggctggagaggtggtgcaggagtgagggcttcagattcctgatgcattgggaccgcttctggagggaggtgggacctgcacaaaccggacgggttgcacttcaacagagccgggaccaatatcctcgtccggggggggggggggggggtttgtcagtgctgttggacagaggaaaaaagcaggaaaaacaggtaaagataacaaatttaaagctctttgtctaaatgcacataacatttgtaacaaaatagatgagttgactgcacaaatagatacaaatgggtacgatctgatagccattactg from Pristiophorus japonicus isolate sPriJap1 chromosome 23, sPriJap1.hap1, whole genome shotgun sequence encodes the following:
- the LOC139235558 gene encoding zinc finger protein 773-like, with the translated sequence METHRRVHTGERPFSCSDCGKGFTQLSNLLIDQRVHTGARPLSCSDCGKGFTRSADLLRHQRVHTGERPFTCSECGEAFTQSSNLLIHQRVHTGERPFTCSDCGKGFARSSHLLRHQRIHAGEWLFTCSECGKGFTQSSHLLRHQRVHTQERPFTCSECGK